TGTTGTGGTGGCTTCAGTCACAATTGCATCTAGCTGTGAAGGTACTAGAGACTGTAGTTGTTGATCCATTCTTGGAGAAGTTACTGGACTATGTGTCGGTGTTGTGGTGGCTTCAGTCACGATTGCATCTAACTGTGAAGGTACTAGAGACTGCAGTTGTTGATCCATTCTTGGAGAAGTTACTGGACTATGTGTCGGTGTTGTGGTGGCTTCAGTCACGATTACGTCTAACTGTGAAGGTACTAGAGACTGCAGTTGATCCACTCTTGGAGAAGTTACTGGACTATCTGTCTTAGGACCTGTAGAGTGAATAGTTGAAGGGGGGACATGAACATATGAATGTATTTAGCTTACCATCACGGACATAATTGAGGGAGTTCACACGCTTGACCGTATTAGTAATCATATGACCTGTGATACCACACACAATTTACTAAGTGACAGAAGGAAGAGGTGTATACCTCACCTGCAGCATTCAACACATTGGTTGGCTCACTCTTTGATGAACCGATGTTACACAGTGATTTTCTCCTCTTGCCAGAAACTTGGTTTTGATCAGTATTCAGTGCTGTGGGCCTACTTTGAGTGGCACCAAAACTGCTGGCTCTGGTACGTCCCATGTCTCCTCTCAGATCAGCAAAGTCTGGTGAATTAGTCGTTGGGTGTGTCACACTAGGCTGATAGTTGTACACATTCAGCTGGTTAGCCATGAAATTTCCTGCAAGACAGCATACAAGTGTTTATAAGGCCTCTGTTTGCTAGACTTGTCAACCCACACTTGATGAAATATGACATGTCCTTACCTGGCAATGATGAGGGCTGTGATCTTGGGTGGAAATTTGGTTCAGGCATATAACCATAAGCAAGCATGTTAGTCCTGCCACTAAATGAACTGTTGCAATCGTAATAAGAGTCACTGTCACTCTTCTCAGAGCCATGTGACAGTTGGTTATGATAGGTCAAATCTCTTCCAGGAGAAGACATAGACAAAGATAAGAATCCATTAGTAAGGCTTTGATATGGCAAGCTGTTCTCATTGCTCAAGCAGCTCAATGATTGTTCATCAGGATGAGATGGAGAACTGACATCTATACCAATGTCTTCatgttgctgctgttgctgtGAAGTACTCTGCTCAACATCATCACCATCTCCTTCTACTAACTCATGTAATATACACTCTCCGTCTACAGAGTAATCTTTGGAATACAAGCCTCCAAAATATGTTTACATACCAAGCTCCATTTTCATCATCCATTTCATGGTAAGCAAATCAGAGGCACTTGGTCGAGATGAGCTGTCTTTACGGAACACCATCTTCCACATGTCAACCAACTCTTCATACATCTCACAATGTTGTTGGCAATAATTATATTTGTCCCAGTATTCATCAAAATCTACCAGGTCAGTGATTTGTTGATCTTCATAAAAACCAACCTGTAATGCCACATGGTCACATGTAGTGGACACTTCACTAAGATCATACCTTATACAATGCCATTTCATGAGACATCTGAATTCCAAATTTCCATGGTAATTCACCTGTTACCATCTCCACAGCAACACACAACACAGACCAAATGTCTGCACTAAACATCGGTGGCAAGCCTCTATTCATCTATCATACAGCAAGTCATCAATAGCTTCATAAAACTAAATACCATACCCACCTCTGGTGAAGCAAACACAGGAGTCCAGCCACCAGTAGATGGAGGAGTGGCAATATCCACTTTACATGCATTACCAAAATCAATCAACTTCACCCTGTAGCCACCATTACACACCACAATGTTCTTGCCTGTGGACCAAAACGTTTATATATGTGTAAGTTGTGTATCACATCATTCAAGACTTGTACCTTTAATGTCAAGATGGAGAATACCACAGCTCTGGTGGAGGTAGTTCACAGCGTACAACATTTGCTGCACATACAACATGATCAGAGCAATGTTGCCAGAGAAGTTTTCCTTATCCTCACTCTCACAGAAGAGATAGTTAATGTCACCACCTGCAGTGAAGGGATTGTACCATATAACCACTACATCCTGTAGGCACACCATTAGACCAATTAAATATTTATACAATGTCACCATTTCCTGTCAACAGGATGAGTAAAACCAAAAACATCTAACCTTTTAGAGACACAATAAACACGGAGATACAACACACATGAcagcacacacacgcacacatgacagcacacacacgcacgcatgatCACGCACACATGTACACCACACTCACATGTTTCTTCTGCATATTCTAAGAAGATTTTGAAGGTATGATCTCCATCCCAATCCTCCACAGCACCAAAAAACCGAATCACATTGTCATGGTTAAGTTCTTGTAGGATTCTTGATTCCCTGATCACATTCTGTCTGCAACTTTCATTACAATTATTGGGCTTTTTGACGATAAACTGAGTGTGCTTGATCTTGTCATTACTAAGCTTACAATTAGCTGAGCCACCAGATCCAGCTGATCGCACAATATTATAGTCTCTGTCCTCCAAATAGTATCCATCTTCCCCGAGTGTCAGCACAGTCTACACAAATAAGGTGAACCATTAACTGGGGTAAGTTATGATAACAATTCACATGAAGGTGATCATCTATTTAGCACCCATACAAATCAAAAACAATTTTAGCAACTACAATGAATTTCATTACACTCTCACCTGGTCTAGAGGAAACTCAGAAAACTGTCTCTGTAACACTACAGGTGGCTGAGCTGCAGTGACAGGATATTGTACAGGGTCATTGTCTGGTATAATGTGCTGCTCCACTGTACAGGATGGCTGGTGCTGGACAATGTTGGCAGTCACATCTCTCTTCATGTGCTGCTCTTCAAACGCAAGGATTTCTTCTGCTCTCTCAGTAACATACTGTTGTGGCCTGGCAAAAGTTCCATGGGAGTAAAACCTTCTGAAGTAGTCACCATCGTATGACATAGTACGGAGCAGTTGAGGTTGCATTGGCATTGCTGAATTACCGGCTGGTGCAGAATTGGCACTGTGTTCGTCACTTGTAGGTACAGCCAAATGGGAACAGTGACTTGGGGCTGGCAGTGATTGAGGTGGTTGGAAATGGTTGAAGGGATACTGCTGCTGTTGTAAGCACTGTGGTGGTTGCTGTACATAACCAGGAGGGTAGTGTGGTTGATGCTGCGGTACATAACAAGGAGGACTGCCTGATATACTTCGCTGATAATGCATCTGCAAAAACCACAAATAAATATGGTCAAGCAAATGATATAAGGTATACTACAACAATATGCCTCACAGCTAGCTTGTATATTGCTCAACAGACTCATTGAAGGTCTGGTGGGCGGCACTGTAAAGCTAGCTGCGTAGCTAGGGTACACGTGCAAGCCATAGCCTTCTAACACATACAAACTATAGCTTTACCTGAGGAGTAGTTTCACAAATAGATCCTAAAGTTGGTTGTTCCACGCAGGACGATTTTCTTCCGCCGTTCTGCATGTTCGGAGTTGCTGGAGTAACTGCGACACTCGAGTAACCGGAATCGCCTCTACGCAACGATACTTTGCGCGGAGGAACAGTTGTACGCTCAGTCTCTGTACTCATGTGGAAGATGCAAACAACACAAACAACACAAACCAGTAACGATTCTATTATCTACAGTCACTAACCCGATAAACACACTATATTCAGGGAAAACCGGATGTTTGCATcattgtattaaaatatttcttTTGCTTTTCATAGTCACGTGATACATCAACAATTAAGCAAGAAAGAAGGCATCACGGAAATATCAACAAGTCACACTCGTAGAGGGAGAAAGTCTAAAATGAACAAAGTGAGGGTTTCTTGTGGTTGAGATAGTGCTTTAATGTCGTTTTCTATATAATGCACATCATGTGAATGAATTTGTACTTCACACTAGGGTTGGGTTGTTCGCAATGTCTCATTTCTTCCTAGTCTGAGAACATTCCTTCAACGATTAAGAGCATCAACCACCCTCCCCACTGTGTTAAATGTGCCAAACGGGAGCTATGTTTCACATCAAACAACCGACATGTTAACACCACCATCTAGTGAGATATGTTTGTCTATTGTAATGAAAATTCACATCAATGATTTTCATTGGAGTCTTGTAACTAAATGTTAAGAAATACACTATAATTATAAAATATACACATCAATCAACTATATAACTGCATGAAGGCTAAGTAGTAGTAGCCAATTGTTTCACGATACTAGGAAGTTTGTTATTCAACTATGTGCACatagttatataattatacctGTGCAATCGTACATGATCCCTGTGTTGTGTACGATATGATAATGATCTGTCATCCTACTACTATTAGTTGTGATTTCGGACTGATAACTTTAACTTCAAGAGCTGTCACTTGTAGTTCTGCTGTCTGGTTCTGTGAaggtttttatttattattgctgtACAACACCAAACAATGTTTCAGGATTTTTGTGTATAAACAAGGATGTTTTGTTATTTTAGAAATCACTGGGAGCATTTGTAAGAATTACAGCCAGTACACCTGTATAGGATTGGCTACAGTGTAATGAGGAAGTGTCCTTTTAGGCTAAGTTTTTGAAATAGTATAAGTGTTAAGGAAGCAATTGTTGATACATGCCATGGTCAGTATATCAGTGGCTGATGTTTTGTAGAAAATCTAACGATTTGTTTATAACAGTGTTAGTGACAAGTTGATGGAACAtggcatcacacacacacacacacacacgcacacgcacacacacacacacacgtacacacaacacacacacaacacacacacacaacacacacacacacatacagagtaAATCGTTATTTGTATCATATTATATCCCAtatgtgggaggatcaaagtgctgtgctgggtgataactaacttatcattCCAGGCTGTGAGTTGTCATTTAGCGCTTATGTGGGAGCAAACCTCAAACCTGTCATGTTACGTGAGCAGGGAGAGAGGCAGTTGTTATATTGTTTCTGCTAGCTACTCGAGCTACTCCATGAATGAATTATTTAGAATCCATTGCTAATAATCAACTTAATGATGATTTATAGGCTGTGATATAAAGTATCCCAGTACACTCAGGCAATATCTTAGTTATTGCCCTTGTACTGATTGAGTTCTTAAGGTCTTGTATCGATTATTATTAAAATCCTTGATGAGATAAGAAAACTGGCGATATGGGCAGGGATAAGAAACTAATCATGAAGTTTATGTGGCTTTACATTATATTTTATCCTTGGTGTTCAAGGTTCTCAATGTTATTAGTGTGAAAATAAAAAATGTTTGTAAGGAGGTATACTGGAGACATTAGTCCGTGGACAAACTATTTGTATAAACCAGTGTGACCTTTAGGgggtacacatgtacatgcaatgACTTCAACTGATAAGTATTGTGTGCACAGCATATGGACATGTATCTAGATACTAATGTGGTGGTGTGTTGGTTCTCAGGTTATGGTAGTTTAGCAGAAGCCAGACAAGCTTTAGCTAACTTGGGTTTGTACAAGGAATTCCTCTTACCTGGAGGTGTTGGTGTTGACATTCAATCATTGATAAGACCAGAATGTG
The nucleotide sequence above comes from Dysidea avara chromosome 3, odDysAvar1.4, whole genome shotgun sequence. Encoded proteins:
- the LOC136248743 gene encoding probable serine/threonine-protein kinase DDB_G0278901 — protein: MSTETERTTVPPRKVSLRRGDSGYSSVAVTPATPNMQNGGRKSSCVEQPTLGSICETTPQMHYQRSISGSPPCYVPQHQPHYPPGYVQQPPQCLQQQQYPFNHFQPPQSLPAPSHCSHLAVPTSDEHSANSAPAGNSAMPMQPQLLRTMSYDGDYFRRFYSHGTFARPQQYVTERAEEILAFEEQHMKRDVTANIVQHQPSCTVEQHIIPDNDPVQYPVTAAQPPVVLQRQFSEFPLDQTVLTLGEDGYYLEDRDYNIVRSAGSGGSANCKLSNDKIKHTQFIVKKPNNCNESCRQNVIRESRILQELNHDNVIRFFGAVEDWDGDHTFKIFLEYAEETCGDINYLFCESEDKENFSGNIALIMLYVQQMLYAVNYLHQSCGILHLDIKGKNIVVCNGGYRVKLIDFGNACKVDIATPPSTGGWTPVFASPEMNRGLPPMFSADIWSVLCVAVEMVTGELPWKFGIQMSHEMALYKVGFYEDQQITDLVDFDEYWDKYNYCQQHCEMYEELVDMWKMVFRKDSSSRPSASDLLTMKWMMKMELDGECILHELVEGDGDDVEQSTSQQQQQHEDIGIDVSSPSHPDEQSLSCLSNENSLPYQSLTNGFLSLSMSSPGRDLTYHNQLSHGSEKSDSDSYYDCNSSFSGRTNMLAYGYMPEPNFHPRSQPSSLPGNFMANQLNVYNYQPSVTHPTTNSPDFADLRGDMGRTRASSFGATQSRPTALNTDQNQVSGKRRKSLCNIGSSKSEPTNVLNAAGHMITNTVKRVNSLNYVRDGPKTDSPVTSPRVDQLQSLVPSQLDVIVTEATTTPTHSPVTSPRMDQQLQSLVPSQLDAIVTEATTTPTHSPVTSPRMDQQLQSLVPSQLDAIVTEATTTPTHQRRRSSDTTTPVTDNVIDSGYGRSLEGLRRSVSLDHSQHPPPLNLPDREQHKPDGCSEPSETNPHTLQLASPKNTAQHVEVSDRTTIGELRQMVPKSDHLVLEMTRTHNTLKTH